The following proteins come from a genomic window of Montipora capricornis isolate CH-2021 chromosome 9, ASM3666992v2, whole genome shotgun sequence:
- the LOC138015353 gene encoding uncharacterized protein, whose product MVIYIAVITALLQICLPIGASGDFTVTLVVFAGRPDPKWTILSTDPSYRVIAAELQKAKMAKLTYQPKEMPARLGYKGFLIQDTMKEKLDLIVGPNTVPLQQLLLKTMPKGNIPAATLKSVSKEIKKGKVSADLQVTKRFAPDYFPSRWNGNRRRLLRNNCYNYANDRATNTFAQPGRGSAFRRGLINRANLNRYILAINAATVQAAAVRDGLQVVNVPPAPQGPFVQNRMPRVPTGSRHLVALVVDPGIDYHWYRLDSDGKWSHKPGLTRVVKYDNVARDITDPRNANIGNYQFVCFMSTDKHGNAVTII is encoded by the exons ATGGTGATATACATTGCTGTCATAACTGCCTTGCTGCAAATCTGCCTTCCTATTGGAGCCTCAG GTGACTTCACCGTAACCTTGGTTGTGTTTGCTGGCCGTCCTGACCCAAAATGGACGATTCTGTCGACTGATCCAAGTTACAGGGTAATAGCTGCAGAATTACAGAAAGCGAAAATGGCCAAGCTTACCTACCAACCTAAAGAAATGCCAGCACGGTTGGGCTACAAGGGATTCCTAATTCAAGATACAATGAAGGAGAAATTGGATCTAATTGTTGGCCCAAACACAGTGCCTCTCCAGCAACTTCTACTAAAGACCATGCCAAAGGGCAACATACCAGCAGCCACACTGAAGAGCGTTTCGAAGGAGATCAAGAAAGGAAAGGTCTCTGCAGATCTGCAAGTCACAAAACGCTTTGCACCCGACTATTTTCCAAGTCGGTGGAATGGCAACCGACGTAGATTGTTAAGAAACAATTGCTACAACTACGCAAATGACAGAGCCACTAATACCTTCGCACAACCGGGGAGAGGGTCTGCCTTTAGACGAGGCCTAATTAATAGGGCAAATTTGAATCGGTATATTTTGGCGATTAACGCAGCAACGGTGCAAGCTGCTGCAGTACGTGATGGTTTGCAAGTCGTGAACGTCCCTCCAGCTCCCCAAGGTCCCTTTGTTCAAAACCGCATGCCTAGAGTCCCTACAGGATCACGTCACCTGGTGGCTTTAGTTGTTGACCCAG GTATTGATTACCACTGGTACCGCCTCGATAGCGACGGCAAATGGTCTCATAAACCCGGCTTAACCCGTGTGGTAAAATATGATAACGTCGCCAGAGACATCACTGATCCAAGGAATGCCAACATAGGCAACtatcaatttgtttgtttcatgTCCACTGATAAGCACGGAAATGCTGTTACCATTATCTGA